One Amphiprion ocellaris isolate individual 3 ecotype Okinawa chromosome 5, ASM2253959v1, whole genome shotgun sequence genomic region harbors:
- the prdm2b gene encoding PR domain zinc finger protein 2 isoform X1 translates to MQVMAITGGTVESLEEIPAHVWKGLPDCLNLRPSAVNQSRIGVWATRVIPKGKRFGPFVGEKKKRSQVTSNVYMWEVYFPARGWMCVDATDPMKGNWLRYVNWARSSEEQNLFPLEINRAIYYKVLRPIGPGEELLVWYTVEDNPEITAALEEERASSLSRKNSPRAKRARRKLLEKARQAGLGGFKKTSGTKPTVKEMWDGEECVKEEDEKSSSMRTSQELEAAHPLGSTDYKDVQDMSAAMKDRGNWEEEEEEEEEENGDDLEDPHDLQHQIVQPSTDAMQNKQSGPSLTCGEESHKDSQVKLESSSLVGREPDADPDPYLDPDGDLEGDPQGESYPCQHCERHFSTRQGLERHLHIHAITNQQAQLFKCRYCNKSFGSQVGRRRHERRHESGLKKRPGSLAGAANLLSPGVQTDSSPDCTSPTSHYIAIGSRFTGGHLHNSEMQRKELGPHADRPFILDENGESKELHPCKYCNKAFGTHTNMRRHQRRIHERHLLPKGVRRKGMLLQEASAQQQKQLPDESPSTSPPPVYVPSADTEDEVDRDDYAVDISKNISENLSFYIDGKIVSTSAVSSCEVIEVDSRSAALFGLDTVIISPNQISQALKVEGRTSAAKQIPNTGQSTAKRRTSTPPLVPNLKVETETTPSSSSSSSSSNLLVGGLFQQATDSSAFQREKTVYLSPKLKQLLQTQDIQKSTITLITESHRLASPLSVTQLQGSSGKFKRRTASPPSSPQLSPACKTESCKVEVATSYTLKVPKLESHSVSPTESLLDKDDRDSLSPSGNAVHGQPPSSSGGNSCNQQPLDLSNFVSRRSDCLNKVHGDSALDLSLHRKTAAEPELKGSPAPQPLIKKRKPNTSMLEKVLMNEYVGLALPGEEGSLTLTNLSCFHSRSPNVVSDSAHPSPPSLTPVTMNPSSPGTCSVTSPTPPPPVLPTIPSPPAMPSSPLSQPLDSSALRPLPVLSPKMSPRSVEHKSLSDTEENFLAEENEDKEENHISEPLDSPNTPLEGPSNRTATPSPPGPASVDLPTTEDDVSLDATCNSLLNGKMNQDIVSLTEKSLKSDFAALSSQPESSSCSISPPPASHDSPPSLVSQPLLQIKVKEEPQHCVDELSVMNYTPQEEDGVGASPQPAASEKPSDKTSEAEEVDSTYCKTFVCNVCEEPFNSIKELSGHITEHAADWPFKCEFCVQLFGEAPALLAHRTTLHGVGQIFVCSVCSKEFAFLCNLQQHQKDLHPNEACSYTTLESGKLRPQNYTDPARAKEESSPSTPAPEMTDENAPPSDSHLAKEEPDVNGNHAEDGVEDPNEELYTTIKIMASEGGKPKGPDVRLGINQHYPSYKPPPFPYHSRSHAGSVASATNFTTHNIPQTFSTAIRCTKCGNSFDNMPELHKHILACANASDKKRYTPKKNPIPLKQIVKSPNGVVSPTASTAGQSAFRRMGQPKRLNFNQDTGKTKMSALSKKKNQLVQKAISQKNKAATTAKKATIKAEEEQASNVCPHCSREFTYPASLIKHMAVSCPMKPVAVKKGKKGLAEVKKEAVSVVDKNTSVKKKASDCEIQTGPKRKPLGKTRARSSTADSESLQTSKGRTAATVSRLKRPASFPAPVPASKKPRKGQVQSLPPTPSAQDPPSDAAQRPAMRMQRMGKEAASKRLADAKSPPLPPQQQLKKEERFSLRTRERVGGPVTRSLQMANTASPAEVKTEEPPTQEPKETQEVLMK, encoded by the exons ATGCAGGTCATGGCTATTACTGGAGGGACAGTGGAGTCTCTGGAGGAAATTCCAGCTCATGTGTGGAAAGGTTTGCCCGACTGCCTGAATCTCAGACCTTCTGCTGTAAATCAAAGCCGCATTG gcgTCTGGGCCACAAGAGTTATTCCTAAAGGCAAGAGGTTTGGTCCATTTgttggagagaagaaaaaaaggtcCCAGGTGACCAGTAATGTTTACATGTGGGAG GTGTATTTCCCAGCACGAGGGTGGATGTGTGTTGACGCCACGGACCCTATGAAGGGAAACTGGCTGCGATACGTGAACTGGGCTCGATCCAGTGAGGAGCAGAACCTTTTCCCGCTGGAGATCAACAGAGCCATTTACTACAAAGTTTTAAGG CCTATCGGGCcgggagaggagctgctggtgtGGTACACAGTGGAAGACAACCCTGAGATAACAGCTGCACTGGAGGAAGAAAGAGCCAGCAGTCTGAGCAGGAAAAATTCACCCAGGGCGAAGCGAG CCAGAAGGAAGCTCCTGGAGAAAGCCAGGCAGGCTGGTTTGGGTGGATTCAAGAAAACAAGTGGAACCAAACCTACTGTCAAGGAGATGTGGGATGGGGAAGAAT gtgtgaaggaggaggatgagaagtCATCATCCATGAGGACCTCACAGGAACTCGAGGCAGCTCATCCCCTGGGAAGCACTGACTACAAAGATGTGCAGGACATGTCAGCAGCAATGAAGGACAGGGGAAattgggaggaagaggaggaggaagaagaggaggagaacgGTGACGACCTGGAAGATCCACATGATTTACAGCACCAAATAGTTCAGCCTTCAACTGATGCCATGCAAAACAAGCAGTCAGGTCCATCGCTAACCTGTGGTGAAGAAAGCCATAAGGATTCACAGGTAAAGTTGGAGTCTTCCTCTCTTGTAGGGCGAGAACCAGATGCGGATCCTGATCCTTACCTTGACCCTGATGGTGACCTTGAAGGTGATCCACAAGGAGAATCGTATCCCTGTCAGCACTGTGAGCGCCACTTCTCCACCAGACAGGGTCTGGAGCGCCATCTACACATTCATGCCATCACCAACCAGCAAGCACAACTGTTCAAGTGCCGGTATTGCAATAAGTCCTTTGGTTCCCAGGTGGGACGGCGGCGGCATGAGAGAAGACATGAAAGTGGACTGAAAAAAAGGCCCGGCTCCCTGGCTGGAGCTGCCAATCTACTCAGTCCTGGGGTGCAGACTGATTCAAGTCCTGACTGCACCAGCCCGACTAGTCACTATATAGCCATAGGGTCCCGGTTTACAGGAGGTCATCTGCACAACTCCGAGATGCAGAGAAAGGAATTGGGGCCTCATGCCGACCGTCCCTTTATATTGGATGAAAATGGGGAGTCAAAGGAACTCCATCCCTGCAAGTACTGCAATAAAGCATTTGGTACACACACCAACATGCGCAGGCACCAACGCAGGATACACGAACGACATTTGTTACCAAAGGGAGTTCGCAGGAAAGGTATGTTGCTGCAAGAGGCATCAGCGCAACAGCAGAAGCAGCTACCCGATGAGTCCCCCAGCACCAGCCCTCCCCCTGTCTACGTGCCCAGCGCTGACACAGAAGATGAGGTAGACAGGGATGATTATGCAGTTGACATATCCAAAAACATCTCTGAGAATTTGAGCTTCTACATTGATGGCAAGATTGTGTCCACCAGTGCGGTTAGCAGTTGTGAGGTGATAGAGGTGGACTCGAGATCTGCTGCTCTGTTTGGTTTGGACACGGTCATAATCAGCCCAAATCAGATCAGTCAAGCACTGAAGGTGGAGGGTAGAACAAGTGCTGCAAAGCAAATCCCTAACACTGGGCAGTCAACAGCCAAAAGGAGAACATCTACTCCCCCACTTGTTCCCAACCTCAAAGTGGAGACAGAAACAACTCCAtcatcatcctcttcatcttcctcatctAACTTGCTAGTGGGAGGATTGTTTCAGCAAGCCACAGATTCGTCAGCATTTCAGCGAGAGAAAACGGTTTACCTGTCTCCTAAGCTCAAACAGCTCCTTCAAACACAAGACATACAGAAATCAACCATTACCCTGATAACCGAAAGCCATAGACTGGCCTCACCGCTGTCAGTCACGCAGCTGCAAGGGTCTTCAGGAAAGTTCAAAAGAAGAACAGCCTCTCCCCCATCCTCTCCACAGCTCAGTCCTGCATGTAAAACTGAGAGCTGTAAAGTTGAGGTGGCGACCTCCTATACCCTTAAGGTGCCAAAGCTGGAAAGCCACAGTGTGTCACCTACCGAGAGCCTGCTGGACAAAGATGACAGGGACAGCCTGAGCCCTTCTGGAAATGCAGTGCATGGCCAGCCTCCCTCTAGTAGTGGAGGAAATTCCTGTAATCAGCAGCCCTTGGATCTGTCAAACTTTGTCAGTAGGAGAAGTGACTGCTTGAACAAGGTGCACGGGGATTCAGCCCTTGATTTAAGCTTGCATCGAAAGACCGCTGCAGAGCCTGAATTAAAGGGAAGTCCAGCGCCACAGCCACTAATCAAAAAGAGAAAGCCCAACACCAGTATGCTTGAAAAGGTGCTAATGAATGAGTATGTTGGCCTAGCTCTGCCAGGAGAGGAAGGATCCTTAACCTTGACAAACCTAAGTTGCTTCCATTCCCGCTCTCCAAATGTTGTATCAGACTCAGCCcacccctctcctccttctttgaCCCCTGTCACCATGAATCCCTCTTCACCCGGTACTTGCAGTGTGACATCGCCAACACCGCCTCCCCCTGTACTACCTACTATACCGTCTCCACCAGCTATGCCAagctctcctctctctcagcCGTTAGACTCATCTGCACTGagacctcttcctgtcctcTCACCAAAGATGTCTCCAAGGTCAGTTGAACACAAGTCCCTGTCGGACACGGAGGAGAACTTCTTAGCTGAGGAAAACGAAGATAAGGAGGAGAACCATATCTCTGAGCCACTGGATTCCCCAAACACTCCACTTGAAGGCCCCTCTAATCGTACAGCGACACCAAGCCCTCCGGGGCCTGCATCAGTAGATCTGCCCACTACAGAAGATGATGTTTCTCTGGATGCAACTTGCAACAGCCTGCTAAATGGCAAAATGAACCAAGATATTGTCTCACTAACagagaaatctttaaaatcTGACTTTGCTGCTCTGTCTTCCCAACCAGAATCGTCATCTTGCTCAATATCACCTCCTCCTGCATCGCATGATTCACCCCCATCTCTAGTTTCACAGCCTCTACTTCAGattaaagtaaaagaagagCCTCAGCACTGTGTAGACGAGTTGTCAGTTATGAATTACACACCTCAGGAAGAGGATGGTGTTGGTGCTTCCCCTCAACCTGCTGCTTCTGAGAAACCGTCTGATAAAACTTCTGAGGCAGAGGAAGTCGACTCGACATACTGTAAGACCTTTGTGTGTAATGTCTGTGAGGAGCCATTCAACTCCATCAAAGAGCTCAGTGGACACATCACAGAGCATGCAGCAGACTGGCCCTTCAAGTGTGAATTTTGTGTTCAGCTGTTTGGTGAGGCTCCGGCCCTGCTGGCTCACCGGACGACGCTGCATGGAGTGGGCCAGATCTTTGTGTGCTCCGTTTGTTCCAAAGAGTTTGCCTTTCTCTGTAACCTCCAGCAGCACCAAAAGGATTTGCATCCAAATGAGGCATGTTCTTATACTACTTTAGAAAGTGGCAAACTTAGGCCACAGAATTACACAGATCCAGCCAGAGCCAAAGAGGAAAGCAGTCCCTCAACACCAGCACCAGAGATGACGGATGAAAATGCTCCACCCAGTGACTCTCATTTAGCAAAAGAAGAGCCTGATGTTAACGGTAATCATGCAGAGGACGGGGTGGAGGACCCCAATGAGGAGCTTTACACTACAATAAAAATCATGGCTTCAGAAGGAGGGAAGCCCAAAGGCCCTGATGTCCGCCTTGGCATTAATCAACACTACCCTAGTTACAAACCACCCCCTTTTCCTTATCATAGCCGTTCCCATGCTGGCTCTGTGGCCTCGGCTACAAACTTCACCACCCACAACATACCACAAACTTTCAGCACTGCCATTCGCTGCACTAAGTGTGGCAACAGCTTTGACAACATGCCTGAACTGCACAAGCACATCTTGGCCTGTGCCAATGCCAGTGATAAGAAGCGTTACACTCCCAAGAAAAACCCCATCCCCCTCAAGCAAATAGTGAAGAGTCCTAATGGAGTCGTGTCACCCACAGCATCCACTGCAGGCCAGAGTGCTTTCCGTAGAATGGGTCAGCCAAAGAGACTTAACTTTAATCAGGATACtggtaaaacaaaaatgagtgCCCTCAGTAAGAAGAAAAATCAGCTGGTCCAGAAAGcaatttcacagaaaaataaagctgcCACTACTGCAAAGAAGGCTACCATCAAAGCTGAAGAAGAGCAGGCCTCTAACGTCTGCCCTCACTGCAGTCGGGAGTTTACTTATCCTGCAAGTCTGATTAAACACATGGCAGTCAGCTGTCCCATGAAGCCTGTTGCTgttaaaaagggcaaaaaaggtCTAGCAGAGGTGAAAAAAGAGGCAGTGTCTGTggtagacaaaaacacaagtgttAAGAAGAAAGCTTCAGACTGTGAAATACAGACAGGGCCGAAGCGTAAACCTCTGGGAAAGACCAGAGCTCGTAGCTCTACAGCAGACTCTGAATCCCTCCAGACGAGCAAAGGAAGAACTGCTGCTACAGTGAGCCGACTAAAAAGGCCCGCCTCATTCCCAGCACCAGTTCCTGCTAGCAAAAAACCCAGAAAGGGCCAAGTTCAGTCTCTACCTCCCACCCCTTCAGCCCAGGACCCTCCCAGTGACGCTGCACAACGGCCAGCCATGAGGATGCAGCGTATGGGCAAAGAGGCAGCATCCAAGAGATTAGCAGACGCCAAAtcaccaccactgccaccacaaCAGCAGTTGAAGAAAGAGGAGCGGTTCTCCCTCCGAACGAGGGAGAGAGTGGGTGGTCCTGTCACCAGGAGCTTGCAGATGGCCAACACAGCTTCTCCTGCTGAGGTGAAAACGGAGGAACCACCAACTCAAGAGCCAAAAGAGACTCAG GAGGTGCTGATGAAGTGA
- the prdm2b gene encoding PR domain zinc finger protein 2 isoform X2, whose amino-acid sequence MAITGGTVESLEEIPAHVWKGLPDCLNLRPSAVNQSRIGVWATRVIPKGKRFGPFVGEKKKRSQVTSNVYMWEVYFPARGWMCVDATDPMKGNWLRYVNWARSSEEQNLFPLEINRAIYYKVLRPIGPGEELLVWYTVEDNPEITAALEEERASSLSRKNSPRAKRARRKLLEKARQAGLGGFKKTSGTKPTVKEMWDGEECVKEEDEKSSSMRTSQELEAAHPLGSTDYKDVQDMSAAMKDRGNWEEEEEEEEEENGDDLEDPHDLQHQIVQPSTDAMQNKQSGPSLTCGEESHKDSQVKLESSSLVGREPDADPDPYLDPDGDLEGDPQGESYPCQHCERHFSTRQGLERHLHIHAITNQQAQLFKCRYCNKSFGSQVGRRRHERRHESGLKKRPGSLAGAANLLSPGVQTDSSPDCTSPTSHYIAIGSRFTGGHLHNSEMQRKELGPHADRPFILDENGESKELHPCKYCNKAFGTHTNMRRHQRRIHERHLLPKGVRRKGMLLQEASAQQQKQLPDESPSTSPPPVYVPSADTEDEVDRDDYAVDISKNISENLSFYIDGKIVSTSAVSSCEVIEVDSRSAALFGLDTVIISPNQISQALKVEGRTSAAKQIPNTGQSTAKRRTSTPPLVPNLKVETETTPSSSSSSSSSNLLVGGLFQQATDSSAFQREKTVYLSPKLKQLLQTQDIQKSTITLITESHRLASPLSVTQLQGSSGKFKRRTASPPSSPQLSPACKTESCKVEVATSYTLKVPKLESHSVSPTESLLDKDDRDSLSPSGNAVHGQPPSSSGGNSCNQQPLDLSNFVSRRSDCLNKVHGDSALDLSLHRKTAAEPELKGSPAPQPLIKKRKPNTSMLEKVLMNEYVGLALPGEEGSLTLTNLSCFHSRSPNVVSDSAHPSPPSLTPVTMNPSSPGTCSVTSPTPPPPVLPTIPSPPAMPSSPLSQPLDSSALRPLPVLSPKMSPRSVEHKSLSDTEENFLAEENEDKEENHISEPLDSPNTPLEGPSNRTATPSPPGPASVDLPTTEDDVSLDATCNSLLNGKMNQDIVSLTEKSLKSDFAALSSQPESSSCSISPPPASHDSPPSLVSQPLLQIKVKEEPQHCVDELSVMNYTPQEEDGVGASPQPAASEKPSDKTSEAEEVDSTYCKTFVCNVCEEPFNSIKELSGHITEHAADWPFKCEFCVQLFGEAPALLAHRTTLHGVGQIFVCSVCSKEFAFLCNLQQHQKDLHPNEACSYTTLESGKLRPQNYTDPARAKEESSPSTPAPEMTDENAPPSDSHLAKEEPDVNGNHAEDGVEDPNEELYTTIKIMASEGGKPKGPDVRLGINQHYPSYKPPPFPYHSRSHAGSVASATNFTTHNIPQTFSTAIRCTKCGNSFDNMPELHKHILACANASDKKRYTPKKNPIPLKQIVKSPNGVVSPTASTAGQSAFRRMGQPKRLNFNQDTGKTKMSALSKKKNQLVQKAISQKNKAATTAKKATIKAEEEQASNVCPHCSREFTYPASLIKHMAVSCPMKPVAVKKGKKGLAEVKKEAVSVVDKNTSVKKKASDCEIQTGPKRKPLGKTRARSSTADSESLQTSKGRTAATVSRLKRPASFPAPVPASKKPRKGQVQSLPPTPSAQDPPSDAAQRPAMRMQRMGKEAASKRLADAKSPPLPPQQQLKKEERFSLRTRERVGGPVTRSLQMANTASPAEVKTEEPPTQEPKETQEVLMK is encoded by the exons ATGGCTATTACTGGAGGGACAGTGGAGTCTCTGGAGGAAATTCCAGCTCATGTGTGGAAAGGTTTGCCCGACTGCCTGAATCTCAGACCTTCTGCTGTAAATCAAAGCCGCATTG gcgTCTGGGCCACAAGAGTTATTCCTAAAGGCAAGAGGTTTGGTCCATTTgttggagagaagaaaaaaaggtcCCAGGTGACCAGTAATGTTTACATGTGGGAG GTGTATTTCCCAGCACGAGGGTGGATGTGTGTTGACGCCACGGACCCTATGAAGGGAAACTGGCTGCGATACGTGAACTGGGCTCGATCCAGTGAGGAGCAGAACCTTTTCCCGCTGGAGATCAACAGAGCCATTTACTACAAAGTTTTAAGG CCTATCGGGCcgggagaggagctgctggtgtGGTACACAGTGGAAGACAACCCTGAGATAACAGCTGCACTGGAGGAAGAAAGAGCCAGCAGTCTGAGCAGGAAAAATTCACCCAGGGCGAAGCGAG CCAGAAGGAAGCTCCTGGAGAAAGCCAGGCAGGCTGGTTTGGGTGGATTCAAGAAAACAAGTGGAACCAAACCTACTGTCAAGGAGATGTGGGATGGGGAAGAAT gtgtgaaggaggaggatgagaagtCATCATCCATGAGGACCTCACAGGAACTCGAGGCAGCTCATCCCCTGGGAAGCACTGACTACAAAGATGTGCAGGACATGTCAGCAGCAATGAAGGACAGGGGAAattgggaggaagaggaggaggaagaagaggaggagaacgGTGACGACCTGGAAGATCCACATGATTTACAGCACCAAATAGTTCAGCCTTCAACTGATGCCATGCAAAACAAGCAGTCAGGTCCATCGCTAACCTGTGGTGAAGAAAGCCATAAGGATTCACAGGTAAAGTTGGAGTCTTCCTCTCTTGTAGGGCGAGAACCAGATGCGGATCCTGATCCTTACCTTGACCCTGATGGTGACCTTGAAGGTGATCCACAAGGAGAATCGTATCCCTGTCAGCACTGTGAGCGCCACTTCTCCACCAGACAGGGTCTGGAGCGCCATCTACACATTCATGCCATCACCAACCAGCAAGCACAACTGTTCAAGTGCCGGTATTGCAATAAGTCCTTTGGTTCCCAGGTGGGACGGCGGCGGCATGAGAGAAGACATGAAAGTGGACTGAAAAAAAGGCCCGGCTCCCTGGCTGGAGCTGCCAATCTACTCAGTCCTGGGGTGCAGACTGATTCAAGTCCTGACTGCACCAGCCCGACTAGTCACTATATAGCCATAGGGTCCCGGTTTACAGGAGGTCATCTGCACAACTCCGAGATGCAGAGAAAGGAATTGGGGCCTCATGCCGACCGTCCCTTTATATTGGATGAAAATGGGGAGTCAAAGGAACTCCATCCCTGCAAGTACTGCAATAAAGCATTTGGTACACACACCAACATGCGCAGGCACCAACGCAGGATACACGAACGACATTTGTTACCAAAGGGAGTTCGCAGGAAAGGTATGTTGCTGCAAGAGGCATCAGCGCAACAGCAGAAGCAGCTACCCGATGAGTCCCCCAGCACCAGCCCTCCCCCTGTCTACGTGCCCAGCGCTGACACAGAAGATGAGGTAGACAGGGATGATTATGCAGTTGACATATCCAAAAACATCTCTGAGAATTTGAGCTTCTACATTGATGGCAAGATTGTGTCCACCAGTGCGGTTAGCAGTTGTGAGGTGATAGAGGTGGACTCGAGATCTGCTGCTCTGTTTGGTTTGGACACGGTCATAATCAGCCCAAATCAGATCAGTCAAGCACTGAAGGTGGAGGGTAGAACAAGTGCTGCAAAGCAAATCCCTAACACTGGGCAGTCAACAGCCAAAAGGAGAACATCTACTCCCCCACTTGTTCCCAACCTCAAAGTGGAGACAGAAACAACTCCAtcatcatcctcttcatcttcctcatctAACTTGCTAGTGGGAGGATTGTTTCAGCAAGCCACAGATTCGTCAGCATTTCAGCGAGAGAAAACGGTTTACCTGTCTCCTAAGCTCAAACAGCTCCTTCAAACACAAGACATACAGAAATCAACCATTACCCTGATAACCGAAAGCCATAGACTGGCCTCACCGCTGTCAGTCACGCAGCTGCAAGGGTCTTCAGGAAAGTTCAAAAGAAGAACAGCCTCTCCCCCATCCTCTCCACAGCTCAGTCCTGCATGTAAAACTGAGAGCTGTAAAGTTGAGGTGGCGACCTCCTATACCCTTAAGGTGCCAAAGCTGGAAAGCCACAGTGTGTCACCTACCGAGAGCCTGCTGGACAAAGATGACAGGGACAGCCTGAGCCCTTCTGGAAATGCAGTGCATGGCCAGCCTCCCTCTAGTAGTGGAGGAAATTCCTGTAATCAGCAGCCCTTGGATCTGTCAAACTTTGTCAGTAGGAGAAGTGACTGCTTGAACAAGGTGCACGGGGATTCAGCCCTTGATTTAAGCTTGCATCGAAAGACCGCTGCAGAGCCTGAATTAAAGGGAAGTCCAGCGCCACAGCCACTAATCAAAAAGAGAAAGCCCAACACCAGTATGCTTGAAAAGGTGCTAATGAATGAGTATGTTGGCCTAGCTCTGCCAGGAGAGGAAGGATCCTTAACCTTGACAAACCTAAGTTGCTTCCATTCCCGCTCTCCAAATGTTGTATCAGACTCAGCCcacccctctcctccttctttgaCCCCTGTCACCATGAATCCCTCTTCACCCGGTACTTGCAGTGTGACATCGCCAACACCGCCTCCCCCTGTACTACCTACTATACCGTCTCCACCAGCTATGCCAagctctcctctctctcagcCGTTAGACTCATCTGCACTGagacctcttcctgtcctcTCACCAAAGATGTCTCCAAGGTCAGTTGAACACAAGTCCCTGTCGGACACGGAGGAGAACTTCTTAGCTGAGGAAAACGAAGATAAGGAGGAGAACCATATCTCTGAGCCACTGGATTCCCCAAACACTCCACTTGAAGGCCCCTCTAATCGTACAGCGACACCAAGCCCTCCGGGGCCTGCATCAGTAGATCTGCCCACTACAGAAGATGATGTTTCTCTGGATGCAACTTGCAACAGCCTGCTAAATGGCAAAATGAACCAAGATATTGTCTCACTAACagagaaatctttaaaatcTGACTTTGCTGCTCTGTCTTCCCAACCAGAATCGTCATCTTGCTCAATATCACCTCCTCCTGCATCGCATGATTCACCCCCATCTCTAGTTTCACAGCCTCTACTTCAGattaaagtaaaagaagagCCTCAGCACTGTGTAGACGAGTTGTCAGTTATGAATTACACACCTCAGGAAGAGGATGGTGTTGGTGCTTCCCCTCAACCTGCTGCTTCTGAGAAACCGTCTGATAAAACTTCTGAGGCAGAGGAAGTCGACTCGACATACTGTAAGACCTTTGTGTGTAATGTCTGTGAGGAGCCATTCAACTCCATCAAAGAGCTCAGTGGACACATCACAGAGCATGCAGCAGACTGGCCCTTCAAGTGTGAATTTTGTGTTCAGCTGTTTGGTGAGGCTCCGGCCCTGCTGGCTCACCGGACGACGCTGCATGGAGTGGGCCAGATCTTTGTGTGCTCCGTTTGTTCCAAAGAGTTTGCCTTTCTCTGTAACCTCCAGCAGCACCAAAAGGATTTGCATCCAAATGAGGCATGTTCTTATACTACTTTAGAAAGTGGCAAACTTAGGCCACAGAATTACACAGATCCAGCCAGAGCCAAAGAGGAAAGCAGTCCCTCAACACCAGCACCAGAGATGACGGATGAAAATGCTCCACCCAGTGACTCTCATTTAGCAAAAGAAGAGCCTGATGTTAACGGTAATCATGCAGAGGACGGGGTGGAGGACCCCAATGAGGAGCTTTACACTACAATAAAAATCATGGCTTCAGAAGGAGGGAAGCCCAAAGGCCCTGATGTCCGCCTTGGCATTAATCAACACTACCCTAGTTACAAACCACCCCCTTTTCCTTATCATAGCCGTTCCCATGCTGGCTCTGTGGCCTCGGCTACAAACTTCACCACCCACAACATACCACAAACTTTCAGCACTGCCATTCGCTGCACTAAGTGTGGCAACAGCTTTGACAACATGCCTGAACTGCACAAGCACATCTTGGCCTGTGCCAATGCCAGTGATAAGAAGCGTTACACTCCCAAGAAAAACCCCATCCCCCTCAAGCAAATAGTGAAGAGTCCTAATGGAGTCGTGTCACCCACAGCATCCACTGCAGGCCAGAGTGCTTTCCGTAGAATGGGTCAGCCAAAGAGACTTAACTTTAATCAGGATACtggtaaaacaaaaatgagtgCCCTCAGTAAGAAGAAAAATCAGCTGGTCCAGAAAGcaatttcacagaaaaataaagctgcCACTACTGCAAAGAAGGCTACCATCAAAGCTGAAGAAGAGCAGGCCTCTAACGTCTGCCCTCACTGCAGTCGGGAGTTTACTTATCCTGCAAGTCTGATTAAACACATGGCAGTCAGCTGTCCCATGAAGCCTGTTGCTgttaaaaagggcaaaaaaggtCTAGCAGAGGTGAAAAAAGAGGCAGTGTCTGTggtagacaaaaacacaagtgttAAGAAGAAAGCTTCAGACTGTGAAATACAGACAGGGCCGAAGCGTAAACCTCTGGGAAAGACCAGAGCTCGTAGCTCTACAGCAGACTCTGAATCCCTCCAGACGAGCAAAGGAAGAACTGCTGCTACAGTGAGCCGACTAAAAAGGCCCGCCTCATTCCCAGCACCAGTTCCTGCTAGCAAAAAACCCAGAAAGGGCCAAGTTCAGTCTCTACCTCCCACCCCTTCAGCCCAGGACCCTCCCAGTGACGCTGCACAACGGCCAGCCATGAGGATGCAGCGTATGGGCAAAGAGGCAGCATCCAAGAGATTAGCAGACGCCAAAtcaccaccactgccaccacaaCAGCAGTTGAAGAAAGAGGAGCGGTTCTCCCTCCGAACGAGGGAGAGAGTGGGTGGTCCTGTCACCAGGAGCTTGCAGATGGCCAACACAGCTTCTCCTGCTGAGGTGAAAACGGAGGAACCACCAACTCAAGAGCCAAAAGAGACTCAG GAGGTGCTGATGAAGTGA